TCGTGCGCTCATAGATACTCCCGAAGACGACGCCAACGCCGACGATCAACAGCGACCACCCGACAACGGTTCTCGCTGACCCGACGTAATTCCCGAAGTGCAGGGAGCCAAAGAGCACACTGGCGAGAACGATCGCACTCGGCGGGCTGAACGTTCGTCGGAGCCGACCCTGAATGACGCCGCGAAACAGATACTCTTCGACCGGAGCGACTACAACGATCGAGAGGAGCGCCATCCAGAGCGCCACGATCGGGTTCTGGGCAACGATCTCCTCGAGGACTGCTCCGGGTGTGAGTCCAAGCCACGTGAGGACGCCGCTCGCACCGGTAGCGAATACGAGTGCGGCGATGGCCCCACCGATAGCATAGCCGAGGTCACGACGCTCCGGGCGTTCGAGAGGGATCGAGAGGGAATAACGGCGAACGTACAGATAGCCCACGGCGAAAAAGCCGATCTGCCCGCTGATGAGAAGGGACACGATGACGGCTGTGCTTTC
Above is a genomic segment from Halalkalicoccus sp. NIPERK01 containing:
- a CDS encoding type II CAAX endopeptidase family protein, coding for MEQAPSLTSETGHGKARALGVSVGLTIAATALSAIAGVLIAVPLFVLGLDIESTAVIVSLLISGQIGFFAVGYLYVRRYSLSIPLERPERRDLGYAIGGAIAALVFATGASGVLTWLGLTPGAVLEEIVAQNPIVALWMALLSIVVVAPVEEYLFRGVIQGRLRRTFSPPSAIVLASVLFGSLHFGNYVGSARTVVGWSLLIVGVGVVFGSIYERTNTLIVPIIAHAIYNTVLFTVGYVAL